One segment of Chionomys nivalis chromosome 1, mChiNiv1.1, whole genome shotgun sequence DNA contains the following:
- the LOC130888238 gene encoding GTPase IMAP family member 4-like — protein sequence MAAQYDGVGSTTGKPRAGCELGDQDQENSQLRIVLLGKTGAGKSATGNSILGEKVFHSGICAKSITKVCEKRVSTWGGRELVVVDTPGVFDTEVPNVDTQKEIARCVALTSPGPHALLLVVPLGRYTVEDHKATQKILSMFGKKARRFMILLLTRKDDLEDTDIHEYLKSAPEVIQELIRKFEGRYCLFNNRASGAEQEDQRTQLLTLVQRMVMENGGRCFTNKMYRSAEKEIQKQTREKQEHYRQELERELAQIRDEYEEQIRDLKDQLARERRKAQMEREFTRTEAYYTERQQNARREVENQNAILEIILKIWEVARFIVSQFMQDD from the exons ATGGCAGCCCAGTACGACGGTGTGGGGTCCACAACTGGAAAGCCCAGGGCCGGCTGTG AGCTTGGAGACCAAGACCAGGAAAATTCCCAACTGAGAATTGTCTTACTGGGAAAAACGGGAGCAGGAAAGAGTGCAACAGGGAACAGCATCCTCGGGGAAAAGGTGTTTCATTCTGGCATTTGTGCAAAATCCATTACCAAGGTCTGTGAGAAGAGGGTGAGCACCTGGGGTGGGAGAGAGCTTGTTGTCGTGGATACGCCTGGTGTTTTTGACACTGAGGTACCAAATGTTGACACGCAAAAAGAGATCGCTCGCTGTGTTGCCCTGACCTCCCCAGGGCCTCATGCTCTACTCCTGGTGGTCCCATTGGGACGTTACACCGTGGAAGATCATAAGGCTACACAGAAGATTCTAAGCATGTTTGGAAAGAAGGCTAGAAGATTCATGATTCTCTTGCTCACCAGGAAGGATGACTTGGAAGACACCGATATCCATGAGTACTTAAAGTCAGCTCCTGAAGTCATTCAAGAGCTGATCCGTAAGTTCGAGGGTCGCTACTGTTTGTTCAACAACAGAGCATCAGGAGCTGAACAGGAGGACCAGAGGACACAGCTGTTGACCTTGGTCCAGCGCATGGTGATGGAAAATGGAGGAAGATGCTTTACCAACAAGATGTACAGAAGTGCCGAGAAAGAGATTCAGAAACAAACCCGGGAGAAGCAAGAGCATTACAGACAGGAGTTGGAGAGAGAGCTAGCGCAGATAAGAGATGAGTATGAAGAGCAGATTAGAGACCTGAAAGATCAGCTGgcgagggagaggagaaaggcacAGATGGAGAGGGAGTTCACCAGAACAGAGGCttactacacagagagacagcaaaaTGCTAGGAGGGAAGTGGAGAACCAAAACGCGATACttgaaataatcttaaaaatatggGAGGTTGCTCGCTTCATCGTCAGTCAGTTTATGCAAGACGACTAA